A part of Neoarius graeffei isolate fNeoGra1 chromosome 22, fNeoGra1.pri, whole genome shotgun sequence genomic DNA contains:
- the LOC132870330 gene encoding uncharacterized protein K02A2.6-like, translating into MQQLKSIEEVLELHSEMFKDELSTLHGIMAKILVNPEVNPKFCKSRPLPFAMKSRVDAELDRLKKAGTISPVKHSEWAAPVVSVIKRDNTICLCGDYKLIVNQAATTETYPLPWIEELMATLSGGTVFSKIDLASAYQQVPLDDESKKLLTINTHRGVFLYNRLAFGVSSTTSIFQQIMENLMKDLDVVVYLDDLLITGKTEQDHVQKLQKVLQRLQESGLRVKKSKCKFGKKQIEYLGHVLNNHGIYPSPDKLKAIKNTPVPSCVKELRVFLGLMN; encoded by the coding sequence ATGCAGCAACTGAAATCAATAGAGGAAGTCCTGGAATTACACTCAGAAATGTTTAAGGATGAACTGAGCACGCTACATGGCATCATGGCCAAAATTCTCGTAAACCCAGAAGTCAACCCAAAGTTTTGCAAGAGCCGCCCACTACCATTTGCCATGAAGTCAAGGGTGGATGCTGAATTAGACCGACTGAAGAAAGCAGGCACAATCTCGCCCGTTAAACACAGCGAGTGGGCTGCTCCGGTGGTATCGGTTATAAAGAGAGACAATACAATTTGCTTGTGTGGAGATTACAAATTAATTGTCAATCAAGCTGCCACTACAGAGACCTACCCCCTGCCTTGGATTGAGGAGCTGATGGCAACGCTGAGTGGCGGGACAGTGTTCTCAAAGATTGACCTTGCCTCAGCGTACCAGCAGGTCCCTCTAGATGATGAGTCGAAGAAGCTACTGACCATCAACACACATCGAGGTGTATTCCTGTACAATAGACTAGCCTTTGGGGTTAGCTCCACCACCTCCATATTCCAACAGATTATGGAAAACCTCATGAAAGATCTGGATGTAGTTGTTTATTTAGATGACTTGTTGATCACAGGAAAAACTGAACAAGATCATGTGCAGAAGCTGCAGAAGGTGTTACAGAGACTCCAGGAGAGTGGCTTGAGAGTCAAGAAATCCAAATGCAAGTTTGGGAAAAAGCAAATTGAATATTTGGGGCATGTGTTGAACAACCATGGTATTTATCCATCTCCAGACAAGTTAAAGGCAATCAAAAACACACCAGTGCCTTCATGTGTGAAAGAGCTGAGAGTGTTTTTGGGGTTAATGAATTAA